The Pedobacter mucosus genome window below encodes:
- a CDS encoding response regulator transcription factor, translated as MKILIVEDEQALYESIFAYFTDEGNVCEHAADFDTAIKKIELYSYDCILLDLGLPGGEGLEILSRVKKLNKKDGVLIISARHSLDDRLSGLDLGADDYLVKPFHLSELKARVSAIIRRKNFDGNNIIKFNEITVDVSAMMISINSNPVILTKKEFDLLVYLLSNKNKVVTKNAMAEHLWGDEMDLSDDFDFIYTHVKNLKKKLGEAGGKDYLKSVYGIGYKFSEA; from the coding sequence ATGAAAATATTGATTGTTGAAGATGAGCAGGCATTATATGAAAGCATATTTGCTTACTTTACTGATGAAGGAAATGTGTGCGAACATGCTGCAGATTTTGATACGGCAATTAAAAAAATCGAATTATATAGTTACGATTGTATTCTTCTCGATCTTGGTTTACCTGGCGGCGAAGGTTTGGAAATTCTATCAAGGGTAAAAAAATTGAACAAGAAAGATGGTGTGCTTATTATATCTGCCAGGCATTCTTTAGATGATAGGCTTTCGGGTCTTGACCTCGGCGCTGATGATTATCTTGTTAAACCCTTTCATCTTTCTGAATTAAAAGCCAGGGTTAGTGCCATCATACGGCGGAAAAATTTTGACGGTAATAACATCATTAAGTTTAACGAAATCACTGTCGATGTATCTGCAATGATGATTTCGATAAATAGTAATCCAGTTATTCTAACTAAAAAAGAGTTTGACCTGCTTGTTTATTTGTTATCAAACAAAAACAAAGTAGTAACAAAAAATGCTATGGCCGAGCACCTTTGGGGTGATGAAATGGATTTATCTGATGATTTTGATTTTATATATACCCACGTTAAAAATTTGAAGAAAAAGTTAGGTGAGGCAGGTGGAAAAGACTACTTAAAGTCGGTTTATGGAATTGGTTATAAATTTTCTGAAGCATGA
- a CDS encoding sensor histidine kinase, protein MKLSTRYNRVNILTASIAVIITGIIYYFFIHLILTNKLDKDLAVEENEIIQYTRIYRKLPLPASFLDQQISYRDSPGNANNIRNFSYTTLINQNRNEPGRSLVTTVNLKGKNIQVIITKSRVESEDLVRVILLITLAVTVVLLVSLFLINRYVLSRLWMPFYKTLKRMKAFEVTKMEAVSEVVTKIDEFIELDQSVNAMADRVKQDYKELKSFTDNASHEMMTPLAIINSKLDSLLQTEPFTAQQGVLLQDIYQAIGKLSRLHQSLLLLAKIENNLITDAQEIDFKILVESKVRQFHELFKRDRLIIDVKLDDKVLIMSRYLADIILNNLLSNAIRHNLPDGKIFIELSKKALVISNTGKNLKVKDKLFDRFSKSTESEGMGLGLAITKQICNLYGYQITYEPMNGMHKFSVLFGPEI, encoded by the coding sequence ATGAAACTTTCCACTCGTTACAACAGGGTAAATATCCTTACTGCTTCCATTGCGGTTATCATCACCGGGATAATTTATTATTTTTTTATCCACCTTATTCTTACAAATAAACTCGACAAAGATTTAGCGGTTGAAGAAAATGAAATTATACAGTACACACGTATTTATCGAAAGTTACCACTTCCGGCAAGTTTTCTTGATCAACAGATTTCTTACCGAGATTCTCCTGGAAATGCAAACAACATTCGCAATTTCAGCTATACCACGCTTATAAATCAAAACAGAAATGAACCAGGAAGAAGTTTGGTTACAACTGTCAATTTAAAAGGCAAGAATATTCAGGTTATTATAACAAAATCAAGGGTCGAATCAGAAGATCTGGTTCGGGTTATTCTGCTCATTACACTGGCAGTAACCGTGGTTTTACTTGTTTCGCTATTTTTAATTAACCGATATGTGCTGAGCAGACTTTGGATGCCTTTTTATAAAACCTTGAAAAGAATGAAAGCATTTGAAGTAACAAAAATGGAAGCAGTTAGCGAGGTCGTAACAAAAATTGATGAATTTATAGAGCTTGATCAATCGGTAAATGCTATGGCTGACCGCGTAAAGCAGGATTATAAGGAACTTAAAAGTTTTACCGATAATGCTTCACACGAAATGATGACGCCACTGGCTATTATCAATTCGAAACTTGATTCGCTTTTGCAAACTGAACCCTTTACCGCTCAACAAGGCGTTTTATTACAAGATATTTATCAAGCAATAGGCAAGCTTTCCCGTCTGCATCAATCTCTTTTGCTGCTAGCTAAAATAGAAAATAACTTAATAACGGATGCACAAGAAATTGATTTCAAAATTCTTGTGGAATCGAAAGTTAGACAGTTTCATGAGCTTTTCAAACGGGATCGTTTGATTATCGATGTAAAATTAGATGATAAAGTGTTAATTATGAGTCGCTATTTGGCTGATATTATATTGAATAATCTTCTTAGTAACGCGATCAGGCATAACCTGCCTGATGGAAAAATTTTTATAGAACTCTCCAAAAAAGCATTGGTTATTTCTAATACAGGAAAAAATCTTAAAGTAAAAGATAAACTGTTTGATCGGTTTTCTAAGTCGACTGAATCTGAAGGTATGGGACTTGGTTTAGCTATTACCAAACAAATTTGTAACCTTTACGGCTATCAAATAACCTATGAACCAATGAACGGTATGCATAAATTTTCTGTTTTATTTGGGCCTGAAATATAA
- a CDS encoding phosphatase PAP2 family protein, which yields MSRYSILILLLIAFSISSFAQKIDSLKNTIKSDSLDRWYAGNPIPLRKFNASTFIAPVVLMGYGFAAVYDDGALKQLDLSTKAELQEDHPLFAAHVDDYLQFAPAAAVYALNLSGIRGKHNLFDATLLYVTSGAIMGVSTHFVKQGVGRERPNGNNENSFPSGHTASAFMAAEFLHQEYKDVNPWLGYAGYFVAAATGTLRMYNNKHWFSDVVAGAGFGIASTKIAYLIYPYVKQIFNKKLGSKFTVMPFYQPKAPGLMLSGRL from the coding sequence ATGAGCAGATACTCTATTTTAATATTGCTGTTAATAGCATTTTCAATATCTTCATTCGCTCAAAAAATAGATTCGCTGAAAAATACTATAAAATCAGATTCCCTTGATAGATGGTATGCAGGTAATCCAATCCCATTACGAAAATTTAATGCTTCAACATTTATTGCACCAGTGGTACTCATGGGCTATGGTTTTGCAGCAGTTTATGATGATGGTGCACTAAAACAACTTGATTTGAGCACTAAGGCTGAACTTCAGGAAGATCATCCGCTATTTGCCGCTCATGTTGATGATTATTTACAGTTTGCACCTGCAGCCGCAGTATACGCATTAAACCTTTCGGGAATAAGGGGTAAACATAATTTATTCGATGCGACATTGCTCTATGTTACTTCTGGGGCGATAATGGGTGTTTCTACACATTTTGTAAAACAGGGCGTTGGCAGAGAGCGACCAAATGGAAATAATGAAAATTCGTTTCCATCGGGCCATACTGCATCTGCTTTTATGGCGGCAGAATTTCTTCATCAAGAATATAAAGATGTAAATCCTTGGTTAGGCTACGCCGGATATTTTGTTGCTGCGGCCACAGGAACACTGCGTATGTATAATAACAAACACTGGTTTAGTGATGTTGTTGCAGGAGCAGGATTCGGAATTGCCTCAACCAAAATTGCTTACCTGATTTATCCATATGTAAAGCAAATCTTTAATAAAAAATTAGGTAGCAAATTTACGGTGATGCCTTTCTATCAACCAAAAGCTCCAGGTTTGATGCTTTCTGGTAGGCTTTAA
- a CDS encoding sensor histidine kinase produces the protein MNTFQKGKFELSGFSMSENFELLTKALDASISGIIITDNNQPDNPIIYCNSAFEVISGYSRKEIIGHNCRFLQAEDRNQKEREILAQSVKEGLDCAVVIRNYRKNGDLFWNELYMSPVKNSNGDVTHFIGVQNDVTERKKVEHDLRQQKVLMQQKVDERTVALRDSEAFLTSIIETVREGLLVLDPKFRVISANYHFLRTFKVSAEETVGKQLYELGNNQWDILKLRELLITILPTNNPVVDFEVEHDFPHIGKKLMLLNAYRIELEGQFKDQILLAIEDITERKEIERRKDDFLSIASHELKTPLTTIKGYMQILERNVPKEASDKFSVTLAKVSQYVERLNNLIAELLDVSRIQTGNIELHEESFDFDRMMSEVVEGIQASAQHHRIILTGKVDATVTADETHIMQVLNNLLSNAVKYGPESENIEVNVTNISEYVKVSVRDYGVGMSIDDKKRVFERFFRGSDIQKRFPGMGIGLYVCDQIIKNHNGTLWVESEKGKGSTFSFTIPKGGKKSNE, from the coding sequence GTGAACACATTCCAAAAAGGGAAGTTTGAGCTTTCCGGATTTTCCATGAGTGAAAACTTTGAGCTTTTAACGAAAGCGCTTGATGCATCAATTTCAGGAATTATAATTACAGACAATAACCAGCCTGACAACCCAATTATATATTGCAATTCTGCTTTTGAGGTAATTAGCGGTTATAGCCGCAAAGAAATTATTGGCCATAATTGTAGATTTCTTCAAGCAGAAGACAGGAATCAGAAGGAAAGAGAAATATTAGCCCAGTCTGTGAAAGAGGGTTTGGATTGTGCTGTTGTAATTAGAAATTATAGAAAAAATGGAGATTTGTTTTGGAACGAACTCTATATGTCGCCAGTCAAAAATTCGAATGGTGACGTTACTCACTTTATCGGGGTTCAAAATGATGTAACCGAGCGAAAAAAGGTGGAGCATGATCTTCGTCAGCAGAAAGTTTTAATGCAACAAAAAGTTGATGAGCGGACGGTTGCCTTACGCGATAGCGAAGCTTTTTTAACCAGTATTATTGAAACGGTTAGGGAAGGATTGCTTGTGCTCGATCCAAAGTTTAGGGTAATAAGTGCCAATTATCATTTTCTACGAACCTTTAAAGTATCTGCCGAGGAAACTGTAGGCAAGCAATTGTATGAATTAGGAAATAACCAATGGGATATATTAAAACTTCGCGAACTTCTAATCACGATTCTGCCCACTAATAATCCGGTGGTAGATTTTGAAGTAGAACATGATTTCCCGCATATTGGTAAAAAATTAATGCTGTTAAATGCCTATCGGATTGAACTTGAAGGGCAATTTAAGGACCAGATTTTATTAGCCATAGAAGATATTACCGAGCGTAAAGAAATAGAACGAAGAAAAGATGATTTCCTTTCTATTGCCAGTCATGAGTTAAAAACACCCTTAACTACGATTAAGGGATATATGCAGATTCTTGAAAGGAACGTTCCAAAAGAAGCATCAGATAAATTTAGCGTTACTTTAGCCAAAGTTTCTCAGTATGTAGAAAGGCTAAATAATTTGATAGCAGAATTATTGGATGTATCACGAATCCAAACCGGCAATATTGAGTTGCATGAGGAAAGTTTTGACTTCGATAGAATGATGAGTGAGGTTGTTGAAGGTATACAAGCATCAGCTCAGCACCATCGAATTATACTTACTGGTAAAGTTGACGCCACGGTAACAGCTGATGAAACCCATATTATGCAGGTTTTAAATAACCTTTTATCAAATGCGGTAAAATATGGACCAGAATCTGAAAATATTGAAGTTAACGTTACAAATATCAGTGAATATGTTAAAGTTTCTGTTCGGGATTATGGTGTTGGAATGAGCATTGATGATAAGAAGCGTGTATTTGAACGGTTTTTTAGAGGCAGTGATATTCAAAAGCGCTTCCCGGGGATGGGCATTGGATTGTACGTTTGCGACCAGATTATTAAAAATCACAATGGTACGCTTTGGGTGGAGAGTGAAAAGGGCAAAGGTTCAACATTTAGTTTTACAATACCAAAAGGGGGAAAAAAATCGAATGAGTAA
- a CDS encoding response regulator, producing MSNKKILICDDDAGILDVLELILEETGHIIIPEINSLNVRSVIDKQKPDLIILDLWMPVLSGDQILHMIRRTAEYKDLPVIIISASRDGEQIAFDSSATAFIAKPFDYDNLVGTVQKILN from the coding sequence ATGAGTAATAAAAAAATTTTAATTTGTGATGATGATGCAGGAATACTTGATGTATTGGAGCTAATTTTGGAGGAGACTGGGCATATCATTATTCCAGAAATAAATAGTTTGAATGTACGGTCGGTTATTGATAAACAAAAACCAGATCTCATTATTTTAGATTTGTGGATGCCTGTTTTATCAGGAGATCAGATTTTGCACATGATTAGAAGAACCGCGGAGTACAAAGATTTGCCAGTCATAATTATATCTGCCAGTAGGGATGGCGAACAAATTGCATTCGATTCATCAGCAACAGCATTTATCGCCAAACCTTTTGATTATGATAATCTGGTTGGTACTGTGCAAAAAATCTTAAATTAA
- a CDS encoding DUF3253 domain-containing protein, with the protein MQSDTDISTTILSIADQLGPEKSTCPSEIARTLFPADWRKHMKDVVDIAINLHNQGKVVITQKGIPIDVNHIKGPIRIKIN; encoded by the coding sequence ATGCAAAGCGATACAGATATATCAACAACAATATTATCTATTGCTGATCAGCTTGGGCCGGAAAAAAGTACTTGCCCATCAGAAATCGCTCGCACACTATTTCCAGCCGACTGGCGTAAACATATGAAAGATGTAGTCGATATTGCTATCAATTTGCATAACCAAGGCAAAGTGGTAATTACACAAAAAGGGATTCCTATTGATGTAAATCACATCAAAGGGCCTATTCGTATTAAGATAAATTGA
- a CDS encoding right-handed parallel beta-helix repeat-containing protein, which yields MKTRQLLYQKFKHFSFFAAAVSFATLSSCHKEEVASEVQTKLERTMLVANAKISSLSLPGNVLREVWNMSYGNDVAQIPIQNNPSATTQLSSLEGPIDDGENYGTRIRGYITPPETGNYTFWISADDSGEMWLSTDEQTKNKEKIAYTLSWNNSREWNKFNTQKSKEITLEAGHKYYLEILQKQGGGGGNLAVQWMLPDGKIESPIPGNRLEAYSETVEASYASSPSIDLYDKHDITISGKSLTGGSAPVIKLNNCSNIRIIGNRLSNSSDVGIYLYNCKNITIEDNFFTNVSTGVYADHTQGGIVVNGNQFLNMQGPFPRGQFVQFNNVKGAGSSISNNRGENIIGRSYAEDAISLYQSEGTASSPILINGNLIRGGGPSLSGGGIMLGDQGGSYLYASDNILVDPGQFGMAIAGGHHVTVVNNTIFGRQQLFTNVGLYVNDIGGWRTSDCKVTNNKVRYYNKTNYQNNAWLSPNSVKPEGWDANIWGAEIDPSLLPSQLITKK from the coding sequence ATGAAAACCAGACAATTATTGTATCAAAAGTTTAAACACTTTTCCTTTTTCGCCGCGGCCGTCAGTTTCGCCACGTTAAGTTCCTGTCATAAAGAAGAAGTAGCCAGTGAAGTTCAAACTAAATTAGAGCGTACCATGTTAGTTGCTAATGCTAAAATTAGCTCTTTAAGCCTTCCAGGTAATGTTTTACGAGAGGTTTGGAACATGTCATACGGTAACGATGTAGCACAAATTCCTATACAAAATAATCCTTCAGCAACAACTCAGTTAAGTTCTTTAGAAGGACCCATTGATGATGGGGAGAATTATGGTACAAGAATCCGCGGCTATATAACCCCACCAGAAACAGGGAATTATACATTTTGGATTTCAGCAGATGATTCTGGAGAAATGTGGCTTTCTACTGATGAGCAAACGAAAAATAAAGAAAAAATCGCTTATACACTGAGTTGGAATAACAGCAGAGAGTGGAATAAATTTAACACACAAAAATCTAAAGAGATAACCTTAGAAGCTGGTCATAAATACTACCTAGAGATTTTACAAAAACAAGGAGGGGGAGGCGGAAACCTGGCTGTACAATGGATGTTGCCTGATGGCAAAATTGAAAGTCCGATTCCAGGCAATCGTTTGGAAGCATATTCAGAAACTGTTGAAGCCAGTTATGCGTCATCGCCATCCATAGATTTGTATGATAAACATGATATTACCATTAGCGGTAAATCTCTTACGGGAGGCTCAGCGCCGGTAATTAAGCTCAACAATTGCTCAAATATTCGCATTATTGGTAACAGACTTTCAAACTCCAGCGATGTAGGAATCTATTTGTATAACTGTAAGAACATAACCATCGAAGATAATTTTTTTACCAATGTGAGTACAGGCGTATATGCAGACCATACCCAAGGCGGAATAGTGGTTAATGGAAATCAGTTTTTAAATATGCAAGGACCTTTTCCAAGAGGTCAATTTGTACAATTTAACAATGTGAAAGGTGCAGGAAGTTCCATCAGCAATAATAGAGGAGAAAATATAATTGGTAGAAGCTATGCAGAAGATGCGATTAGTTTATACCAGAGCGAAGGAACAGCTTCTAGCCCGATACTTATTAATGGCAACCTGATAAGGGGCGGCGGACCAAGCTTAAGCGGCGGTGGAATTATGCTTGGCGATCAAGGTGGGTCTTATTTATATGCATCAGATAATATTCTGGTAGATCCTGGTCAGTTCGGAATGGCAATTGCCGGAGGTCACCACGTCACGGTGGTAAATAATACGATTTTTGGAAGGCAACAGCTGTTTACAAATGTTGGTTTATATGTTAATGACATTGGTGGTTGGAGAACTTCCGATTGTAAAGTGACTAATAATAAGGTACGGTATTACAATAAAACGAACTATCAAAATAACGCATGGTTATCGCCCAATAGTGTTAAGCCAGAAGGCTGGGATGCTAATATCTGGGGTGCTGAAATTGATCCTTCTTTATTGCCTTCACAATTGATTACGAAGAAATAA
- a CDS encoding DUF1801 domain-containing protein: protein MKKNKTQETEIDVKDFINSYVENDQKKKDSFRLIGSMSTWTGFEPKMWGPTIIGFGSYHYKYESGHEGDMPLIGFSPRKTEFSLYVYSPTEKNEHLLVDLGKYKIGKSCIYIKKLSDINISVLEKICNATIEYLNEHHECACREK, encoded by the coding sequence ATGAAGAAGAATAAAACTCAAGAAACAGAAATCGATGTGAAGGATTTTATCAACTCATACGTAGAGAATGATCAAAAGAAAAAAGACAGTTTTCGATTAATCGGAAGTATGAGTACATGGACCGGATTCGAACCCAAAATGTGGGGACCAACGATTATTGGATTTGGTAGCTATCATTACAAATATGAAAGTGGACATGAAGGTGATATGCCTTTAATTGGTTTCTCGCCAAGGAAAACAGAATTTTCGTTATACGTTTATTCTCCTACAGAAAAAAACGAACACTTACTCGTTGATTTAGGAAAATATAAAATAGGCAAAAGCTGTATCTACATAAAAAAGCTATCAGATATTAATATTTCTGTTCTGGAAAAAATTTGTAATGCCACAATTGAGTATTTAAACGAACACCATGAATGTGCTTGTAGGGAGAAATGA
- a CDS encoding winged helix-turn-helix transcriptional regulator: MKIIKNEMLPSRTACEGSLKNVLDALYVLNGKWKLALILSIVQSSKRFNEIQHEITGISAKVLANELKDLELNDFIRRNVYPTTPVSIIYEATEYSLTLKNVLAELSTWGEQHREKVKQSMRKQS, from the coding sequence ATGAAAATCATTAAAAACGAAATGCTTCCAAGCCGAACAGCATGTGAAGGCTCACTTAAGAATGTCCTTGATGCGTTATATGTCCTTAATGGAAAATGGAAACTGGCTTTGATCCTTTCCATCGTGCAATCATCAAAGCGTTTTAATGAAATTCAACATGAAATTACCGGTATATCCGCCAAAGTATTGGCTAACGAACTAAAAGATTTGGAATTGAATGACTTTATTAGGCGTAATGTATATCCAACCACGCCAGTGAGCATTATTTACGAAGCGACCGAGTACAGCCTGACTTTGAAAAATGTATTAGCTGAACTAAGTACCTGGGGTGAACAGCACAGGGAGAAAGTTAAACAAAGTATGCGGAAACAATCTTGA
- a CDS encoding FMN-dependent NADH-azoreductase, producing the protein MKHILHLKSSLQGAASYSIKLGHAIVEKIQTKYPFSTLEELSLVDSAIPHITPHTLRTLFTPAEMLTEEDKKSNYLSDELVKQLLAADIIVIGAPLINFTIHSSLKSWIDHVTRPKITFGYGEDGRPIGLVTGKKVYVAMSSGGIYSEGPGKANDFVAPYLTAFLGFLGMTDLTVFRAEGLKVPGLKELALEKAIDSIKID; encoded by the coding sequence ATGAAACATATTCTTCATTTAAAGTCAAGTCTGCAAGGTGCAGCATCGTATAGCATTAAGCTGGGCCACGCGATCGTGGAAAAAATTCAGACAAAATATCCATTTAGTACCTTGGAAGAATTAAGCCTGGTCGATAGCGCAATTCCGCACATTACCCCGCATACCCTTCGTACATTATTCACTCCTGCAGAGATGCTAACGGAAGAGGATAAAAAATCCAATTACCTTTCTGATGAGCTGGTAAAGCAACTGCTGGCCGCGGATATTATCGTCATTGGCGCACCACTGATTAATTTTACAATCCATTCATCTCTTAAGTCTTGGATTGATCATGTTACCAGGCCGAAAATAACTTTTGGTTACGGTGAAGATGGTAGACCTATCGGACTGGTTACTGGTAAAAAAGTCTATGTTGCAATGTCTTCCGGTGGTATTTATTCAGAAGGACCAGGGAAAGCTAATGATTTCGTTGCGCCCTATCTAACGGCCTTTCTCGGCTTTTTGGGAATGACAGATTTAACTGTTTTCCGTGCCGAAGGGTTGAAAGTGCCGGGCTTAAAAGAACTTGCTTTGGAGAAAGCAATAGATAGTATAAAAATCGATTAA
- a CDS encoding helix-turn-helix domain-containing protein: MRKETVKFNNLESISDIHRTAGLPGPVHPMITLLDVTELLDMCKVPVNYVLSFYKITLVTRMEGKFRYGQGYYDFDNSSMVFAAPNQILGEVETNSNTDGLSLYIHPDFLHGYPLAGKIKQFGFFSYAANEALHLSEQENGTIQSIFSIIRQELNSRIDDFSHEVIVAQIELLLSYAKRFYKRQFLTRQVISTDLLQQLEELLNQYFDDEKAIDYGMPTVQYLAEKMNYTPNYLSDLLRSQTGLTAQQHIHQRLIERSKDLLSTTNLTINEVAYKLGFEYPQSFSRLFKARTKVSPAHFRATFN, encoded by the coding sequence ATGAGGAAAGAAACAGTAAAGTTCAATAACCTGGAGTCGATTTCGGATATTCATCGCACGGCAGGTCTGCCTGGCCCTGTTCACCCTATGATTACCCTGCTTGACGTAACAGAGTTGCTCGACATGTGCAAGGTTCCTGTGAATTACGTGTTGAGTTTCTACAAAATCACTTTAGTTACTAGAATGGAGGGGAAATTCCGATATGGGCAGGGTTATTATGATTTCGACAATAGTAGCATGGTGTTTGCCGCACCCAATCAGATCCTAGGTGAAGTTGAGACGAATTCAAATACTGATGGTCTCTCCCTGTACATCCATCCTGATTTTCTTCATGGTTACCCATTAGCCGGAAAGATTAAACAATTTGGATTCTTCTCCTATGCTGCAAATGAAGCATTGCACTTGTCTGAACAAGAAAACGGTACGATTCAGTCCATCTTTAGTATCATCCGTCAAGAGCTCAATAGCCGCATAGACGATTTCAGCCACGAGGTGATTGTTGCGCAAATTGAATTGTTGTTAAGCTACGCCAAACGATTTTATAAACGCCAGTTTTTGACCAGACAGGTAATAAGCACTGACCTTCTTCAGCAATTGGAAGAATTGTTAAACCAATATTTTGATGATGAAAAAGCAATTGATTACGGTATGCCAACAGTGCAATATCTAGCTGAGAAAATGAATTATACACCAAACTACTTGAGTGATCTGCTACGTTCGCAAACTGGTCTCACTGCTCAGCAGCATATTCATCAGAGGTTGATAGAAAGATCAAAAGACTTACTTTCAACAACAAATCTGACGATTAACGAAGTGGCCTACAAGTTAGGATTCGAATACCCACAGTCTTTTAGCAGGCTTTTTAAAGCAAGGACTAAAGTGTCTCCTGCACATTTTAGAGCAACATTTAATTGA
- a CDS encoding SDR family NAD(P)-dependent oxidoreductase — protein sequence MENKKKSSTISQPIALVTGANKGLGQQIAKELVGYGYIVFLGSRNFDNGKIAAEEIGEGAHPIQLDVTNAQSITAAAAHIASEFGRLDLLVNNAAIGQSGRYSTTTEILEGSKPSVAPLDELRILFETNVLGVLAVTQAMLPLIKLSTSGVILNVSSVAGSLTLNSDPNFPYRPFYNATYPASKTALNAITLALAIELQDTDIKVRAASPGFTATAMNNFQGTDTVEVGARALVLAALDTKSPTGSFTGPDGELPW from the coding sequence ATGGAAAATAAAAAAAAATCATCAACAATTAGCCAGCCTATTGCATTAGTAACTGGTGCCAATAAAGGACTTGGTCAACAGATCGCCAAGGAATTAGTAGGTTACGGTTACATTGTCTTTTTGGGTTCGAGGAATTTTGACAATGGCAAAATTGCCGCCGAAGAAATCGGTGAAGGTGCACACCCAATCCAATTGGATGTGACTAATGCACAAAGTATCACTGCAGCCGCTGCGCATATTGCCTCAGAATTTGGGCGTTTAGATTTATTGGTCAATAATGCAGCAATTGGACAATCAGGCCGTTATTCTACGACTACCGAGATATTAGAGGGGAGTAAACCCAGTGTGGCACCTCTGGACGAACTACGTATACTTTTTGAAACCAACGTGCTAGGCGTATTGGCAGTTACTCAGGCTATGCTGCCACTTATCAAACTTTCTACTTCGGGAGTAATTCTAAACGTCTCTAGCGTAGCTGGATCATTAACACTAAATTCAGATCCTAACTTCCCTTACAGACCTTTTTACAACGCTACCTACCCTGCTTCGAAAACTGCACTTAATGCCATTACGTTAGCGCTTGCGATTGAGCTACAAGATACCGACATCAAAGTCCGTGCGGCCAGTCCGGGTTTCACTGCAACTGCAATGAACAACTTTCAGGGAACTGACACAGTCGAGGTAGGTGCCCGTGCCCTTGTTCTTGCAGCGCTTGATACTAAAAGCCCAACCGGTAGTTTTACAGGACCAGACGGCGAGCTTCCATGGTAA
- a CDS encoding Crp/Fnr family transcriptional regulator yields the protein MERLKAVINGISPMSREDIDLLPPGIVVSVKKKCDLLEQGNVCKNISFVTKGFFRMFYVDMEGNEINNRFTEADNFIVDFQSFLTQRPSRYYWQAMQDSEVLTFTFNDVQKLYATSPAWGTFGRLVAEQVYLQLNERVEMFQFMSPQQRYEYLLSTRPELFNQISQFHLSSYLGVKPESLSRLRKRLLYR from the coding sequence ATGGAAAGACTCAAAGCGGTTATCAATGGCATCTCACCCATGTCTCGGGAAGATATTGACCTTTTACCACCGGGAATTGTGGTGTCAGTTAAAAAAAAGTGCGATCTATTGGAACAAGGTAACGTTTGCAAAAATATTAGTTTTGTTACTAAAGGATTCTTCCGAATGTTTTATGTAGACATGGAAGGCAACGAAATTAATAATAGGTTCACAGAAGCGGATAACTTCATCGTTGATTTTCAAAGTTTTCTTACTCAGAGGCCTTCACGTTATTATTGGCAGGCTATGCAAGACTCAGAAGTTCTAACATTTACTTTTAATGACGTGCAGAAGCTTTATGCAACATCCCCAGCCTGGGGAACATTCGGCCGCCTTGTAGCAGAACAGGTTTATTTGCAGTTGAACGAACGTGTAGAAATGTTCCAATTTATGTCTCCGCAGCAGCGTTACGAATATCTTTTATCTACCCGTCCAGAACTGTTTAATCAAATATCTCAGTTTCATTTGTCCTCTTACCTTGGTGTTAAGCCGGAATCATTGAGCAGGCTGCGCAAGCGGCTCCTTTATAGATAA